The Acidaminococcales bacterium genome window below encodes:
- a CDS encoding pyridoxal phosphate-dependent aminotransferase — protein MEEIFDEIIERRDTDSLKYDFAARRGKPADVLPLWVADMDFRAPACVLDALEARARHGVFGYSESRGDYQGVLRAWFKRRHGWDIKEGWLVKAPGVVFALYNLIQALTRAGDAVIIQQPVYYPFANAVNDTGRTLAVNRLAYKDGRYSIDFEDFEDKIVKNRVKLFIACNPHNPVGRVWRRDELEALGRICLKRGAIVISDEVHQDFVYAGNRHLVFADVNPEFADNTITCTAPSKTFNLAGLKSSNIFIANKPLRDKFQRQLAATGYGEPGIMGLVACKAAYREGDAWLDGLLSYLAGNLAFVREFVKNHLPGVSLVEPEGTYLVWLDFKALGLCARELDEIIVGRAKLWLDAGTMFGAGGEGFQRVNIACPRAVLRDAFARLQEALAKKGIAGKTS, from the coding sequence ATGGAGGAAATTTTTGACGAAATAATAGAGCGCCGGGACACCGACAGCTTAAAGTACGATTTCGCCGCGCGCCGGGGAAAACCGGCCGACGTTTTGCCTTTGTGGGTCGCCGACATGGATTTTCGCGCCCCCGCCTGCGTGCTGGACGCGCTTGAGGCGCGGGCGCGGCATGGCGTATTCGGCTATTCGGAAAGCCGCGGGGACTATCAGGGCGTTTTGCGGGCATGGTTTAAGCGCCGCCACGGCTGGGACATAAAAGAGGGCTGGCTGGTCAAAGCCCCTGGCGTCGTATTCGCGCTCTACAACCTCATACAGGCGCTTACGCGGGCGGGGGACGCCGTGATCATCCAGCAGCCGGTGTATTATCCTTTTGCCAACGCGGTAAATGACACCGGGCGAACCCTGGCCGTCAACCGGCTGGCGTACAAAGACGGCAGGTACAGCATTGATTTTGAGGATTTTGAGGACAAGATCGTCAAAAACCGAGTCAAGCTTTTTATCGCCTGCAACCCGCACAACCCCGTGGGGCGCGTCTGGCGGCGGGATGAATTGGAAGCCCTCGGCCGGATTTGTTTAAAGCGCGGGGCAATCGTCATTTCGGACGAGGTGCATCAGGATTTTGTCTACGCGGGGAACCGGCATTTGGTTTTTGCGGATGTAAACCCGGAATTTGCCGACAACACCATTACTTGCACCGCGCCGAGCAAGACCTTTAACTTGGCCGGCCTCAAGTCTTCCAATATCTTTATCGCCAACAAGCCGCTGAGGGACAAGTTCCAAAGGCAATTGGCGGCAACGGGCTACGGCGAGCCGGGCATTATGGGTCTCGTCGCCTGCAAAGCGGCCTATCGCGAAGGGGATGCCTGGCTGGACGGCCTTTTGTCCTATCTTGCCGGCAACCTCGCTTTTGTCCGTGAATTTGTGAAAAACCATCTGCCCGGCGTCAGCTTGGTGGAACCGGAAGGGACGTATCTGGTTTGGCTGGACTTTAAAGCTTTGGGCCTATGCGCGCGGGAATTGGATGAAATCATCGTCGGCCGGGCAAAACTCTGGCTGGACGCGGGCACGATGTTCGGCGCGGGCGGGGAAGGCTTCCAGAGGGTAAACATAGCCTGCCCGCGGGCAGTCCTGCGCGACGCCTTCGCGCGTTTGCAAGAGGCGCTGGCAAAGAAGGGGATTGCCGGGAAAACATCATGA
- a CDS encoding U32 family peptidase: MAKVELMSPAGGMDALRAAVNAGADAVYIGGRRFGARRFADNFAPEELKTAVEYAHLRGARIYVTVNILALDGEMPDLAEYLAFLYNAGADAVIVQDLGAAALARAVAPDMPLFASTQMTVTDLGGAQFARRHGFSRVVLARESSLEDIRSICAAAVCEIEVFIHGALCVSYSGQCLMSSLIGGRSGNRGQCAQPCRLPYAMTGADGGKVIAEGAAGQYLLSPKDLNAIDLLPALIGAGVSAFKIEGRMRRPEYVAVTTEIYRRAIDSYYAGAFHVPEKDRRDLRQIFNRGFTTAYLAGRPGQAFLSDRRPNNRGVPIGRVSAAARGNPYIELKLEEDLNEGDEIEIWISAGGRAAGAVKGLQVGDRAAACARRGETARIAFPHPVKVNDRAFRTFEQQLMSRARGFFTAADAFSLPVTAVARAAPGEAFAVTYIDADGNSGAAATSFRGEPARGRPLTAESVKKQVGRLGGTDFYLEKLDLDLVGDVMVPLSEINDARRRAIAALRQNRLDAFLRRGKISPPGGAKAPANRRQACGKPLLSVHAGSLDQLCAALESGADVLIYGDGYSRRPAGADEYRQAARAARASGKEIWFAAPRLTLESDRATLSGLVDIFGEIGGGVLVSSLAAYAAARARALPVWVNCQLNAFNAPALEFWRDEGAAGVTLSQELTLPQAEELSGKGILPLECMADGRAELMISEYCAIGVWLGNGGGKSCARPCADKQYFLKDRFGEQFPIVTDQLGRMRILNSKELCLIGQVARLSAAPVERLRIDARYLSAQEVRRRVADYRRAIDGKGDFAARAGTTRGHYFRGVL; encoded by the coding sequence ATGGCAAAAGTAGAGCTTATGTCGCCCGCCGGCGGCATGGACGCGCTGCGGGCGGCGGTGAACGCGGGCGCGGACGCGGTTTATATAGGCGGGCGCCGGTTCGGGGCGCGCCGGTTCGCGGACAATTTCGCGCCGGAAGAATTGAAAACAGCGGTAGAATACGCGCACCTGCGCGGCGCGCGCATCTACGTAACGGTCAACATCTTGGCCTTGGACGGCGAAATGCCGGACTTGGCGGAATATCTGGCCTTTCTTTACAACGCGGGCGCGGACGCCGTTATCGTGCAGGACTTGGGGGCGGCGGCGCTCGCACGCGCAGTTGCGCCGGACATGCCGCTCTTTGCCAGCACGCAGATGACCGTAACCGATCTCGGCGGCGCGCAGTTCGCGCGCCGGCACGGCTTTTCGCGGGTAGTGCTGGCGCGCGAGAGTTCGCTTGAGGACATAAGATCCATCTGCGCCGCCGCCGTCTGCGAAATCGAAGTGTTCATCCACGGCGCGCTTTGCGTAAGCTATTCCGGGCAATGCCTGATGAGCAGCCTCATCGGCGGGCGCAGCGGCAACCGCGGCCAATGCGCGCAGCCTTGCCGCCTGCCTTACGCCATGACGGGCGCGGACGGGGGAAAGGTCATTGCGGAAGGCGCCGCCGGCCAGTATCTTTTAAGCCCCAAGGACCTTAACGCGATAGACCTTCTCCCCGCCCTTATCGGCGCGGGCGTTTCCGCTTTCAAGATTGAAGGGCGCATGAGACGCCCGGAATACGTGGCCGTAACGACCGAAATCTACCGGCGCGCCATCGACAGCTATTATGCCGGCGCGTTTCATGTGCCGGAAAAAGACCGGCGCGATTTGCGGCAGATTTTCAACCGCGGCTTTACTACGGCCTATCTTGCCGGCAGGCCGGGGCAGGCTTTTTTGAGCGACCGCCGCCCCAACAACCGGGGCGTGCCGATAGGAAGGGTAAGCGCCGCCGCGCGGGGAAACCCTTATATTGAGTTAAAATTGGAAGAGGACTTGAACGAGGGCGACGAAATCGAAATTTGGATAAGCGCGGGCGGCCGGGCGGCCGGCGCGGTGAAAGGGCTGCAAGTGGGCGATCGGGCGGCCGCCTGCGCCCGGCGCGGCGAAACGGCGCGCATAGCCTTCCCGCACCCCGTAAAGGTGAACGACCGGGCGTTCCGTACCTTCGAGCAGCAACTCATGAGCCGCGCGCGCGGTTTTTTTACTGCGGCGGACGCCTTTTCCCTGCCGGTCACGGCCGTCGCGCGCGCCGCGCCGGGCGAAGCGTTTGCCGTTACCTACATTGACGCGGACGGCAACAGCGGCGCGGCCGCCACTTCTTTTCGCGGCGAGCCGGCGCGCGGGCGCCCCCTCACCGCCGAAAGCGTCAAAAAGCAGGTCGGCCGGTTGGGCGGCACGGACTTTTACTTGGAAAAACTGGATTTGGATCTGGTCGGCGACGTAATGGTTCCGCTCAGCGAAATAAACGACGCCCGGCGGCGGGCGATCGCGGCGCTGCGGCAAAACCGGCTGGACGCCTTTTTGCGCCGGGGGAAAATATCGCCGCCCGGCGGCGCAAAAGCGCCGGCAAACCGTCGGCAAGCCTGCGGCAAACCGCTTCTCAGCGTCCACGCCGGCAGCCTTGATCAGCTTTGCGCCGCCCTGGAAAGCGGCGCGGACGTACTCATATACGGCGACGGCTACAGCCGCCGGCCGGCCGGCGCGGACGAATACCGGCAGGCGGCGCGGGCCGCCCGGGCAAGCGGCAAGGAAATCTGGTTCGCCGCGCCGCGCCTTACTTTGGAAAGCGACCGAGCTACCCTGAGCGGCCTTGTCGATATCTTCGGGGAAATCGGCGGCGGCGTACTCGTCTCATCCCTTGCCGCTTACGCCGCCGCGCGCGCGCGCGCCCTGCCGGTCTGGGTAAACTGCCAGCTCAACGCCTTCAACGCCCCGGCGCTCGAATTTTGGCGCGACGAGGGGGCGGCCGGCGTAACCCTTTCACAGGAACTTACCCTGCCGCAGGCGGAAGAGTTGTCCGGCAAAGGGATACTGCCCCTGGAGTGCATGGCCGATGGCCGCGCGGAACTGATGATCAGCGAATATTGCGCCATCGGCGTTTGGCTGGGAAACGGCGGGGGGAAATCCTGCGCCCGCCCTTGCGCCGACAAACAATATTTTCTCAAAGACCGTTTCGGCGAACAATTCCCGATAGTTACCGACCAACTGGGGCGCATGCGCATCCTCAACTCTAAGGAGCTTTGCCTTATCGGGCAGGTGGCGCGCCTGTCCGCCGCGCCGGTAGAGCGCCTGCGCATAGACGCCCGTTATCTTTCGGCGCAAGAGGTCAGGCGGCGGGTGGCGGACTATCGGCGGGCGATAGACGGCAAGGGCGATTTCGCGGCGCGGGCGGGAACGACGCGCGGCCATTATTTCAGGGGAGTATTGTAA
- the rpoC gene encoding DNA-directed RNA polymerase subunit beta', which yields MLDVNNFDSMRIGLASPGQIREWSHGEVRKPETINYRTLKPERDGLFCEKIFGPTKDWECHCGKYKRIRYKGIVCDRCGVEVTRSKVRRDRMGHIDLAAPVSHIWYFKGIPSRMGLILDVSPRSLEKVLYFASYIVLDPGETPLIKKQLLSEAEYYDYRERYGNAFKVGMGADAIKKLLMEIDLDELSRKLREELGEVSGQRKVRAVRRLEVCEAFKKSGNRPEWMVMDVIPVIPPELRPMVQLDGGRFATSDLNDLYRRVINRNNRLKRLLELSAPDIIVRNEKRMLQEAVDALIDNGRRGRPVTGPGNRPLKSLSDMLKGKQGRFRQNLLGKRVDYSGRSVIVVGPELKMHQCGLPKEMALELFKPFVMKRLVNGGQAHNIKSAKRMVEKARPEVWDVLEEVIKEHPVLLNRAPTLHRLGIQAFEPVLSEGRAIKIHPLVCTAYNADFDGDQMAVHVPLSVESQAEARILMLSAHNILAPKDGKPVAVPTQDMVLGSYYLTIRKKGAKGEGGIYSSVNEALLAHFNGLVDLHAPVKIRFDNSYINGELPENGCTIVETTVGNAIFNEALPRDMRYFYQDGGKWHLEKLIDKKELGRLVAKAHKLYGNTQTARVLDDIKSMGYHNACIAGITIAVSDIKVPERKKEILDEAENEVDRTEQAFRRGLLSEEERYRKVIKLWGDATEEVTKELMASTLDAFNPIYMMANSGARGNIQQIRQLAGMRGLMADPSGRIIDWPIKANFREGLTVLEYFISTHGARKGLADTALRTADSGYLTRRLVDVAQDVIVREEDCDVFAVNLHKERQNVRRAATGHSVRKLEEILTGRYLAGDVTDAASGQVLAQTDTLIDGRLFELFNNSAVYELFLRPVYEGDPDETMIFNLPAAEIDDAIFANLSHEILGYKAFEDITDESGALVLEKGQEFTKENLQEIIKQPVREFKVKRNEIEGIEVEAITEGKDDRAVIEPLRDRIVGRTLAEDIKDPATGKVLYPINETITEDAADEIIKLKKTVLIRSVLNCRSKYGVCRKCYGKNLATGALVDIGEAVGIIAAQSIGEPGTQLTMRTFHTGGVAGDDITQGLPRVEELFEARKPKRPGVISEHAGKASLGENKGVRKVTITTESGEEIPYNIPYGAKISVSEGQEVAVGARLTEGSLNPHDILRISGVRATQRYLAREVQKVYKSQGVEINDRHIEVMIRQMMRKVRVEETGGTAMLPGEYIDANEFKENNRKVEEAGLMPAEGKPVLLGITKASLATDSFLSAASFQETTRVLTDAAIKGKIDPLLGLKENVIIGKLVPAGTGMSRYRNIKIKYT from the coding sequence ATGTTGGACGTAAACAATTTTGATTCTATGCGTATAGGCTTGGCTTCGCCCGGGCAAATCCGCGAATGGTCGCACGGCGAAGTCAGAAAACCCGAAACCATTAATTACCGCACCTTAAAGCCCGAACGCGACGGGTTGTTTTGCGAGAAAATTTTCGGCCCGACCAAGGACTGGGAGTGCCACTGCGGCAAATATAAACGTATTCGCTACAAAGGGATTGTCTGCGACCGCTGCGGGGTGGAAGTTACCCGCTCTAAAGTCCGCCGCGACCGCATGGGGCATATCGACCTGGCCGCGCCGGTTTCCCACATCTGGTATTTCAAAGGCATACCCAGCCGCATGGGGCTGATACTGGACGTGTCGCCGCGTTCGTTGGAAAAAGTGCTTTATTTCGCTTCTTATATAGTGCTCGATCCGGGCGAGACGCCGCTAATCAAAAAACAGCTTTTGTCCGAAGCGGAGTATTACGACTACCGCGAGCGCTACGGCAACGCCTTTAAAGTCGGCATGGGCGCCGACGCGATCAAAAAGCTCCTGATGGAAATAGACCTTGACGAGCTTTCCCGCAAACTGCGCGAGGAACTGGGCGAAGTGAGCGGCCAGAGAAAAGTGAGGGCGGTAAGGCGGCTGGAAGTCTGCGAGGCTTTCAAGAAATCCGGCAACCGCCCGGAGTGGATGGTCATGGACGTAATACCGGTGATCCCGCCGGAATTGCGCCCGATGGTGCAGCTCGACGGCGGGCGTTTCGCGACTTCCGACCTTAACGATCTGTACCGGCGGGTCATCAACCGCAACAATCGCCTGAAAAGGCTGCTGGAACTTAGCGCGCCCGACATCATCGTCCGCAATGAAAAACGCATGCTGCAGGAAGCGGTGGACGCGCTTATCGACAACGGACGGCGCGGCCGGCCGGTAACCGGCCCGGGCAACCGCCCGCTGAAATCGCTCTCGGACATGCTGAAAGGAAAGCAAGGGCGTTTCCGCCAGAACCTTTTGGGCAAGCGCGTCGACTATTCCGGCCGCTCGGTTATCGTCGTCGGGCCGGAACTGAAAATGCACCAATGCGGCCTGCCGAAAGAAATGGCGCTGGAACTTTTCAAGCCCTTTGTCATGAAACGCTTAGTGAACGGCGGACAGGCGCACAACATCAAAAGCGCCAAGCGCATGGTGGAAAAGGCCCGCCCGGAAGTGTGGGATGTCCTGGAAGAGGTGATCAAGGAACACCCCGTGCTTTTGAACCGCGCCCCGACGCTGCACAGGTTGGGCATACAGGCGTTTGAGCCCGTGCTTTCGGAAGGCCGCGCCATAAAAATACATCCCTTGGTCTGCACCGCCTACAACGCCGACTTCGACGGCGACCAGATGGCCGTCCACGTGCCGCTGTCGGTAGAGTCCCAGGCGGAAGCGCGCATTTTGATGCTCTCGGCGCACAACATCCTCGCGCCCAAAGACGGCAAGCCGGTGGCCGTGCCTACGCAGGACATGGTGCTGGGCTCGTATTATCTGACGATAAGGAAAAAAGGCGCAAAAGGTGAGGGCGGGATCTACAGCAGCGTCAACGAAGCTTTGTTGGCCCATTTCAACGGCCTGGTGGATTTGCACGCCCCCGTCAAAATACGTTTCGACAATTCCTATATCAACGGCGAACTGCCGGAAAATGGCTGCACGATTGTCGAAACTACCGTCGGGAACGCCATATTCAACGAGGCTTTGCCGCGCGACATGCGTTATTTTTACCAAGACGGCGGAAAATGGCATTTGGAAAAACTTATCGACAAAAAAGAACTCGGCCGGCTGGTCGCGAAAGCGCACAAGTTATACGGCAATACCCAAACCGCGCGGGTACTTGACGACATTAAAAGCATGGGCTACCACAACGCCTGCATCGCCGGCATAACCATCGCCGTCTCCGATATAAAAGTGCCGGAGCGCAAAAAGGAGATACTCGACGAGGCGGAAAACGAAGTGGACAGGACGGAGCAGGCTTTCCGGCGCGGCCTTTTGTCCGAGGAAGAACGCTACCGCAAAGTGATCAAGCTCTGGGGCGACGCCACCGAGGAAGTAACCAAAGAGTTGATGGCCAGCACGCTGGACGCTTTCAATCCCATATACATGATGGCCAATTCCGGCGCCCGCGGCAACATTCAGCAGATAAGGCAGCTGGCCGGCATGCGCGGGCTGATGGCCGACCCTTCGGGGCGGATCATCGACTGGCCGATCAAGGCTAACTTTCGCGAGGGCCTGACCGTGCTGGAATACTTCATATCGACGCACGGCGCGCGCAAAGGGCTTGCCGACACGGCGCTGCGGACGGCCGACTCCGGCTATCTGACCAGGCGCTTGGTGGACGTCGCGCAAGACGTCATCGTGCGCGAGGAAGACTGCGACGTGTTTGCCGTCAATTTGCACAAGGAACGGCAGAATGTACGGCGCGCCGCTACCGGGCACTCGGTCAGGAAACTCGAGGAAATACTGACGGGGCGCTATTTGGCGGGCGACGTTACGGACGCGGCCAGCGGGCAGGTACTGGCGCAGACGGATACCCTGATCGACGGCCGGCTATTTGAGCTTTTCAACAACAGCGCGGTTTATGAACTTTTCCTGCGGCCGGTCTACGAAGGCGACCCGGACGAGACCATGATTTTCAATCTGCCCGCCGCGGAAATAGACGACGCCATATTTGCCAACCTGTCGCATGAAATACTGGGCTATAAAGCGTTTGAGGACATAACCGACGAAAGCGGCGCCTTGGTTCTGGAAAAGGGGCAGGAATTCACAAAAGAGAACCTACAGGAAATCATAAAACAGCCTGTCCGGGAATTTAAAGTGAAGCGCAACGAAATAGAAGGCATAGAGGTAGAGGCCATCACCGAGGGCAAGGACGACCGGGCCGTCATCGAGCCTTTGCGCGATCGCATCGTCGGGCGCACCTTGGCGGAGGACATCAAAGACCCCGCCACGGGCAAAGTGCTTTATCCGATAAACGAAACGATTACCGAGGATGCCGCGGACGAAATAATCAAGCTCAAAAAGACGGTCCTGATCCGTTCCGTGCTTAACTGCCGCTCAAAATACGGCGTATGCCGCAAATGTTACGGCAAGAACCTGGCTACCGGCGCGCTTGTTGACATCGGCGAGGCGGTAGGCATAATCGCCGCCCAGTCCATCGGCGAACCCGGCACCCAGCTGACCATGAGGACCTTCCACACCGGCGGCGTGGCGGGCGACGACATTACCCAGGGCCTGCCGCGGGTGGAAGAACTCTTTGAGGCCAGAAAGCCCAAGCGGCCGGGGGTTATTTCCGAACACGCCGGGAAAGCCTCGCTCGGCGAAAACAAAGGCGTGCGCAAAGTTACCATAACTACCGAAAGCGGGGAAGAAATACCTTACAACATTCCCTACGGCGCCAAGATAAGCGTAAGCGAAGGGCAGGAAGTGGCGGTGGGGGCAAGGCTTACCGAAGGGTCGCTCAACCCGCACGACATACTGCGCATCAGCGGCGTGCGCGCTACCCAGCGCTATCTCGCGCGCGAAGTGCAAAAAGTCTATAAGTCCCAGGGCGTCGAAATAAACGATCGGCATATTGAAGTAATGATCCGCCAGATGATGCGCAAAGTCCGGGTCGAAGAAACAGGCGGCACCGCCATGCTGCCCGGGGAATATATTGACGCCAACGAATTCAAGGAGAACAACCGCAAGGTCGAAGAAGCCGGGCTTATGCCGGCCGAGGGCAAACCCGTGCTGCTCGGCATTACCAAGGCGTCGCTTGCTACCGATTCTTTCCTGTCGGCAGCTTCCTTCCAGGAAACCACCCGCGTCCTTACAGATGCCGCGATCAAAGGCAAGATAGATCCTCTGCTCGGACTGAAAGAAAACGTCATCATCGGCAAACTCGTCCCGGCGGGCACGGGCATGAGCAGATACCGGAACATAAAAATAAAATATACATAG
- a CDS encoding cell division protein ZapA — MDKQRIIVNIFNEQYALKADLSEEKVQELAEYVDSRMRRIASMQPAISSAGLRVAVLAALELADEAINGKEAYEGLLAAIKEEMSRP; from the coding sequence ATGGACAAACAACGCATCATCGTCAATATTTTCAACGAGCAATATGCGCTGAAAGCCGACCTTTCCGAGGAAAAGGTGCAAGAATTGGCCGAATACGTAGACAGCCGCATGCGGCGAATCGCCAGCATGCAGCCGGCGATTTCCTCCGCCGGCCTGCGGGTCGCCGTACTGGCGGCGCTGGAATTGGCGGATGAGGCGATAAACGGCAAAGAAGCCTACGAGGGTTTGCTGGCGGCCATCAAAGAGGAAATGTCCCGTCCTTAG